In Carya illinoinensis cultivar Pawnee chromosome 10, C.illinoinensisPawnee_v1, whole genome shotgun sequence, one DNA window encodes the following:
- the LOC122279347 gene encoding negative regulator of systemic acquired resistance SNI1 isoform X1 — protein sequence MENSIGRGGIEENILAILDASETKETRDANDDRIAFLEAVRAASIVPESGIAPTNKMCAAVFRILRVGKSLELIMPSFQLLNELDKRYPRLYLSSSDRSKSSSSAPLELVLVKEAWSPFVADLGTSSSEKQVADKNSGGPFDSSGFHLLIQDLAEVARDANFKTLDMKFLGSMLVFQYLLNVLEGDMLPRKSGETMNWTLLRESLLNMLLISLQGSRKSNYKVLVRDCLTVMCGLYQLQSTFSNDPMYVETSVAKPSDNYDPAVAVAFPEIGNNTCIAMQKLLTLIMELDMSKKEADMQGYTTRADGVRTPLVEVILDELTYNDEILSPFLQVFNDPKWKLEIILQYIWKYTPKPPVRTRRSNGSTDDATLSGALKCFSSTTSTKSIVKKIGIEVIQLLLAHAFKAHLFLSSGKCPALGDPDSKEDVRDNPLVEICENMISAFNSLRRIDENMEVLSFGKEALFTAATILSTKS from the exons ATGGAGAATTCTATCGGCAGAGGCGGAATCGAAGAGAACATCTTGGCTATTCTCGACGCCTCTGAGACTAAAGAGACTCGGGACGCCAACGATGATA GGATTGCTTTTCTGGAAGCTGTTCGCGCTGCATCGATTGTTCCAGAAAGTGGAATAGCCCCAACTAA CAAAATGTGTGCAGCGGTGTTCCGGATCTTGAGGGTTGGCAAATCTTTAGAACTGATTATGCCAAGTTTCCAGCTTTTGAATGAATTAGATAAG CGTTACCCTCGGCTGTATTTATCAAGTTCAGATAGATCCAAATCATCCTCTAGTGCTCCGCTTGAACTTGTCCTGGTTAAAGAG GCTTGGTCACCATTTGTTGCTGACTTAGGTACCAGTAGTAGTGAGAAGCAAGTGGCTGACAAAAACTCGGGTGGACCATTTGATTCTTCT GGTTTTCATCTTCTTATACAAGACCTTGCTGAAGTGGCTCGTGatgcaaattttaaaacattagaCATGAAG TTCTTGGGGAGCATGTTGGTGTTCCAGTATCTTTTGAATGTTTTAGAAGGAGATATGCTACCTCGTAAAAGTGGAG AAACTATGAACTGGACCCTTCTGAGGGAATCTTTGCTCAACATGCTTCTG ATTTCTTTGCAGGGGTCAAGAAAATCAAACTACAAAGTCTTAGTGAGGGATTGCTTGACTGTTATGTGTGGACTGTATCAACTCCAATCTACGTTCAGTAATGATCCAATGTATGTGGAGACTTCTGTGGCAAAGCCATCTGATAATTATGATCCTGCTGTGGCAGTTGCTTTTCCTGAAATAGGAAATAATACTTGCATTGCAATGCAGAAACTTCTTACCCTG ATTATGGAGCTTGATATGTCGAAGAAGGAAGCCGATATGCAAGGTTATACTACCAGAGCCGATGGTGTGAG AACCCCACTGGTAGAGGTAATTCTAGATGAACTAACTTACAATGATGAGATTCTTTCCCCATTTCTCCAG GTCTTCAATGACCCAAAATGGAAGCTGGAAATAATCTTGCAGTATATCTGGAAATACACGCCTAAG CCTCCTGTTCGCACTCGGAGATCAAATGGTTCTACGGATGATGCAACGTTAAGTGGAGCCTTGAAGTGTTTTTCAAGTACTACAAGTACAAAAAGCATTGTAAAAAAGATTGGTATTGAAGTAATTCAGTTGCTCTTAGCACATGCTTTTAAG GCTCATTTGTTTCTCTCGTCCGGAAAATGTCCTGCTCTAGGTGACCCAGATTCCAAGGAAGATGTGAGAGACAACCCTCTTGTGGAGATTTGCGAGAATATGATCTCTGCTTTCAATAGTTTGAGAAGAATAGACGA GAACATGGAGGTTTTGTCATTTGGAAAAGAAGCACTGTTTACAGCGGCAACCATTCTCTCCACAAAGTCATAG
- the LOC122279347 gene encoding negative regulator of systemic acquired resistance SNI1 isoform X3 has translation MENSIGRGGIEENILAILDASETKETRDANDDRIAFLEAVRAASIVPESGIAPTNKMCAAVFRILRVGKSLELIMPSFQLLNELDKRYPRLYLSSSDRSKSSSSAPLELVLVKEAWSPFVADLGTSSSEKQVADKNSGGPFDSSGFHLLIQDLAEVARDANFKTLDMKFLGSMLVFQYLLNVLEGDMLPRKSGETMNWTLLRESLLNMLLISLQGSRKSNYKVLVRDCLTVMCGLYQLQSTFSNDPMYVETSVAKPSDNYDPAVAVAFPEIGNNTCIAMQKLLTLIMELDMSKKEADMQGYTTRADGVRTPLVEVILDELTYNDEILSPFLQVFNDPKWKLEIILQYIWKYTPKPPVRTRRSNGSTDDATLSGALKCFSSTTSTKSIVKKIGIEVIQLLLAHAFKAHLFLSSGKCPALGDPDSKEDVRDNPLVEICENMISAFNSLRRIDDLVAGSI, from the exons ATGGAGAATTCTATCGGCAGAGGCGGAATCGAAGAGAACATCTTGGCTATTCTCGACGCCTCTGAGACTAAAGAGACTCGGGACGCCAACGATGATA GGATTGCTTTTCTGGAAGCTGTTCGCGCTGCATCGATTGTTCCAGAAAGTGGAATAGCCCCAACTAA CAAAATGTGTGCAGCGGTGTTCCGGATCTTGAGGGTTGGCAAATCTTTAGAACTGATTATGCCAAGTTTCCAGCTTTTGAATGAATTAGATAAG CGTTACCCTCGGCTGTATTTATCAAGTTCAGATAGATCCAAATCATCCTCTAGTGCTCCGCTTGAACTTGTCCTGGTTAAAGAG GCTTGGTCACCATTTGTTGCTGACTTAGGTACCAGTAGTAGTGAGAAGCAAGTGGCTGACAAAAACTCGGGTGGACCATTTGATTCTTCT GGTTTTCATCTTCTTATACAAGACCTTGCTGAAGTGGCTCGTGatgcaaattttaaaacattagaCATGAAG TTCTTGGGGAGCATGTTGGTGTTCCAGTATCTTTTGAATGTTTTAGAAGGAGATATGCTACCTCGTAAAAGTGGAG AAACTATGAACTGGACCCTTCTGAGGGAATCTTTGCTCAACATGCTTCTG ATTTCTTTGCAGGGGTCAAGAAAATCAAACTACAAAGTCTTAGTGAGGGATTGCTTGACTGTTATGTGTGGACTGTATCAACTCCAATCTACGTTCAGTAATGATCCAATGTATGTGGAGACTTCTGTGGCAAAGCCATCTGATAATTATGATCCTGCTGTGGCAGTTGCTTTTCCTGAAATAGGAAATAATACTTGCATTGCAATGCAGAAACTTCTTACCCTG ATTATGGAGCTTGATATGTCGAAGAAGGAAGCCGATATGCAAGGTTATACTACCAGAGCCGATGGTGTGAG AACCCCACTGGTAGAGGTAATTCTAGATGAACTAACTTACAATGATGAGATTCTTTCCCCATTTCTCCAG GTCTTCAATGACCCAAAATGGAAGCTGGAAATAATCTTGCAGTATATCTGGAAATACACGCCTAAG CCTCCTGTTCGCACTCGGAGATCAAATGGTTCTACGGATGATGCAACGTTAAGTGGAGCCTTGAAGTGTTTTTCAAGTACTACAAGTACAAAAAGCATTGTAAAAAAGATTGGTATTGAAGTAATTCAGTTGCTCTTAGCACATGCTTTTAAG GCTCATTTGTTTCTCTCGTCCGGAAAATGTCCTGCTCTAGGTGACCCAGATTCCAAGGAAGATGTGAGAGACAACCCTCTTGTGGAGATTTGCGAGAATATGATCTCTGCTTTCAATAGTTTGAGAAGAATAGACGA CCTTGTTGCAGGATCCATTTAG
- the LOC122279347 gene encoding negative regulator of systemic acquired resistance SNI1 isoform X2: MENSIGRGGIEENILAILDASETKETRDANDDRIAFLEAVRAASIVPESGIAPTNKMCAAVFRILRVGKSLELIMPSFQLLNELDKRYPRLYLSSSDRSKSSSSAPLELVLVKEAWSPFVADLGTSSSEKQVADKNSGGPFDSSGFHLLIQDLAEVARDANFKTLDMKFLGSMLVFQYLLNVLEGDMLPRKSGETMNWTLLRESLLNMLLGSRKSNYKVLVRDCLTVMCGLYQLQSTFSNDPMYVETSVAKPSDNYDPAVAVAFPEIGNNTCIAMQKLLTLIMELDMSKKEADMQGYTTRADGVRTPLVEVILDELTYNDEILSPFLQVFNDPKWKLEIILQYIWKYTPKPPVRTRRSNGSTDDATLSGALKCFSSTTSTKSIVKKIGIEVIQLLLAHAFKAHLFLSSGKCPALGDPDSKEDVRDNPLVEICENMISAFNSLRRIDENMEVLSFGKEALFTAATILSTKS, translated from the exons ATGGAGAATTCTATCGGCAGAGGCGGAATCGAAGAGAACATCTTGGCTATTCTCGACGCCTCTGAGACTAAAGAGACTCGGGACGCCAACGATGATA GGATTGCTTTTCTGGAAGCTGTTCGCGCTGCATCGATTGTTCCAGAAAGTGGAATAGCCCCAACTAA CAAAATGTGTGCAGCGGTGTTCCGGATCTTGAGGGTTGGCAAATCTTTAGAACTGATTATGCCAAGTTTCCAGCTTTTGAATGAATTAGATAAG CGTTACCCTCGGCTGTATTTATCAAGTTCAGATAGATCCAAATCATCCTCTAGTGCTCCGCTTGAACTTGTCCTGGTTAAAGAG GCTTGGTCACCATTTGTTGCTGACTTAGGTACCAGTAGTAGTGAGAAGCAAGTGGCTGACAAAAACTCGGGTGGACCATTTGATTCTTCT GGTTTTCATCTTCTTATACAAGACCTTGCTGAAGTGGCTCGTGatgcaaattttaaaacattagaCATGAAG TTCTTGGGGAGCATGTTGGTGTTCCAGTATCTTTTGAATGTTTTAGAAGGAGATATGCTACCTCGTAAAAGTGGAG AAACTATGAACTGGACCCTTCTGAGGGAATCTTTGCTCAACATGCTTCTG GGGTCAAGAAAATCAAACTACAAAGTCTTAGTGAGGGATTGCTTGACTGTTATGTGTGGACTGTATCAACTCCAATCTACGTTCAGTAATGATCCAATGTATGTGGAGACTTCTGTGGCAAAGCCATCTGATAATTATGATCCTGCTGTGGCAGTTGCTTTTCCTGAAATAGGAAATAATACTTGCATTGCAATGCAGAAACTTCTTACCCTG ATTATGGAGCTTGATATGTCGAAGAAGGAAGCCGATATGCAAGGTTATACTACCAGAGCCGATGGTGTGAG AACCCCACTGGTAGAGGTAATTCTAGATGAACTAACTTACAATGATGAGATTCTTTCCCCATTTCTCCAG GTCTTCAATGACCCAAAATGGAAGCTGGAAATAATCTTGCAGTATATCTGGAAATACACGCCTAAG CCTCCTGTTCGCACTCGGAGATCAAATGGTTCTACGGATGATGCAACGTTAAGTGGAGCCTTGAAGTGTTTTTCAAGTACTACAAGTACAAAAAGCATTGTAAAAAAGATTGGTATTGAAGTAATTCAGTTGCTCTTAGCACATGCTTTTAAG GCTCATTTGTTTCTCTCGTCCGGAAAATGTCCTGCTCTAGGTGACCCAGATTCCAAGGAAGATGTGAGAGACAACCCTCTTGTGGAGATTTGCGAGAATATGATCTCTGCTTTCAATAGTTTGAGAAGAATAGACGA GAACATGGAGGTTTTGTCATTTGGAAAAGAAGCACTGTTTACAGCGGCAACCATTCTCTCCACAAAGTCATAG
- the LOC122279347 gene encoding negative regulator of systemic acquired resistance SNI1 isoform X4 — translation MCAAVFRILRVGKSLELIMPSFQLLNELDKRYPRLYLSSSDRSKSSSSAPLELVLVKEAWSPFVADLGTSSSEKQVADKNSGGPFDSSGFHLLIQDLAEVARDANFKTLDMKFLGSMLVFQYLLNVLEGDMLPRKSGETMNWTLLRESLLNMLLISLQGSRKSNYKVLVRDCLTVMCGLYQLQSTFSNDPMYVETSVAKPSDNYDPAVAVAFPEIGNNTCIAMQKLLTLIMELDMSKKEADMQGYTTRADGVRTPLVEVILDELTYNDEILSPFLQVFNDPKWKLEIILQYIWKYTPKPPVRTRRSNGSTDDATLSGALKCFSSTTSTKSIVKKIGIEVIQLLLAHAFKAHLFLSSGKCPALGDPDSKEDVRDNPLVEICENMISAFNSLRRIDENMEVLSFGKEALFTAATILSTKS, via the exons ATGTGTGCAGCGGTGTTCCGGATCTTGAGGGTTGGCAAATCTTTAGAACTGATTATGCCAAGTTTCCAGCTTTTGAATGAATTAGATAAG CGTTACCCTCGGCTGTATTTATCAAGTTCAGATAGATCCAAATCATCCTCTAGTGCTCCGCTTGAACTTGTCCTGGTTAAAGAG GCTTGGTCACCATTTGTTGCTGACTTAGGTACCAGTAGTAGTGAGAAGCAAGTGGCTGACAAAAACTCGGGTGGACCATTTGATTCTTCT GGTTTTCATCTTCTTATACAAGACCTTGCTGAAGTGGCTCGTGatgcaaattttaaaacattagaCATGAAG TTCTTGGGGAGCATGTTGGTGTTCCAGTATCTTTTGAATGTTTTAGAAGGAGATATGCTACCTCGTAAAAGTGGAG AAACTATGAACTGGACCCTTCTGAGGGAATCTTTGCTCAACATGCTTCTG ATTTCTTTGCAGGGGTCAAGAAAATCAAACTACAAAGTCTTAGTGAGGGATTGCTTGACTGTTATGTGTGGACTGTATCAACTCCAATCTACGTTCAGTAATGATCCAATGTATGTGGAGACTTCTGTGGCAAAGCCATCTGATAATTATGATCCTGCTGTGGCAGTTGCTTTTCCTGAAATAGGAAATAATACTTGCATTGCAATGCAGAAACTTCTTACCCTG ATTATGGAGCTTGATATGTCGAAGAAGGAAGCCGATATGCAAGGTTATACTACCAGAGCCGATGGTGTGAG AACCCCACTGGTAGAGGTAATTCTAGATGAACTAACTTACAATGATGAGATTCTTTCCCCATTTCTCCAG GTCTTCAATGACCCAAAATGGAAGCTGGAAATAATCTTGCAGTATATCTGGAAATACACGCCTAAG CCTCCTGTTCGCACTCGGAGATCAAATGGTTCTACGGATGATGCAACGTTAAGTGGAGCCTTGAAGTGTTTTTCAAGTACTACAAGTACAAAAAGCATTGTAAAAAAGATTGGTATTGAAGTAATTCAGTTGCTCTTAGCACATGCTTTTAAG GCTCATTTGTTTCTCTCGTCCGGAAAATGTCCTGCTCTAGGTGACCCAGATTCCAAGGAAGATGTGAGAGACAACCCTCTTGTGGAGATTTGCGAGAATATGATCTCTGCTTTCAATAGTTTGAGAAGAATAGACGA GAACATGGAGGTTTTGTCATTTGGAAAAGAAGCACTGTTTACAGCGGCAACCATTCTCTCCACAAAGTCATAG
- the LOC122279348 gene encoding D-aminoacyl-tRNA deacylase, which translates to MYAGSALSSFSTRPTINTTRLATCSRKAHPIRAMRAVVQRVASASVEVEGRIVSEIGPGLLVLVGLHESDSDADADYICRKVLNMRLFPNENTGRGWDQNVMQRNYEVLLVSQFTLYGILKGNKPDFHVAMPPQTAKPFYASLVERFQKSYNPDAIKDGVFGAMMKVSLVNDGPVTMQLDSQSPKNSNDAVEES; encoded by the exons atgtaCGCCGGCTCTGCCTTGTCTTCCTTTTCAACTAGACCCACCATCAACACCACAAGGTTGGCTACTTGCAGTAGGAAAGCCCATCCGATCAGAGCAATGAGAGCCGTCGTTCAGCGTGTTGCCTCCGCAAGCGTCGag GTCGAGGGGCGCATCGTATCAGAAATTGGTCCCGGCCTGCTCGTCCTCGTCGGACTCCACGAGTCAGATTCCGATGCCGATGCAGACTACAT CTGTAGAAAGGTCCTGAATATGAGGTTATTTCCTAATGAGAATACCGGCCGAGGATGGGACCAAAAT GTAATGCAGAGAAATTATGAAGTTCTTCTAG TCAGTCAGTTTACATTGTATGGAATCTTGAAGGGTAACAAGCCGGACTTTCACGTCGCAATGCCGCCCCAGACCGCAAAGCCCTTCTATGCGTCTCTAGTAGAGAGGTTTCAGAAATCCTATAATCCAGACGCCATAAAAG ATGGCGTATTTGGAGCAATGATGAAG GTCAGTTTGGTTAACGATGGACCAGTCACTATGCAGCTAGACTCACAATCCCCAAA GAATTCAAATGATGCAGTAGAAGAATCATAA
- the LOC122278852 gene encoding peroxidase 19-like, with the protein MSVSSSSSSSSCVFVFTCLLIICLITLHITMCAAKPKNNTRSPRQLSIGYYAKACPQLEQLVGSVTSQQFKEEPVSGPATIRLFFHDCFVEGCDASILISSKPGSKMLAEKDAEDNRDLRGEGFETIRKAKALVESKCPGIVSCADILAIAARDYVHLAGGPYYEVKKGRWDGRRSMASSVASNIPRANFTVDQLLKLFSSKGLTLEDLVVLSGAHTMGFAHCDNFVSRLYDYHGTKQPDPAIDPRLLKALRMSCPHSGGNTDIVAPFDVTTPFLFDHAYYGNLVSKLGLLASDQALFLDPRTKPLVQTLAKDKHNFFQAFAEAMEKMGSIGVKRGRRHGEKRKDCSMHIS; encoded by the exons ATGTctgtctcttcttcttcttcttcttcttcttgtgtcTTTGTTTTCACTTGTTTGCTCATCATTTGCTTGATTACCCTCCACATCACAATGTGTGCAGCCAAACCCAAAAATAACACTCGCAGTCCCCGCCAACTCTCCATTGGCTATTACGCCAAAGCATGCCCTCAACTTGAGCAGCTCGTTGGGTCCGTCACCAGCCAACAGTTCAAAGAAGAACCAGTTTCTGGGCCTGCTACCATTCGCCTCTTCTTCCATGACTGCTTCGTAGAA GGCTGTGATGCATCAATACTGATATCATCCAAGCCGGGAAGCAAAATGTTGGCGGAGAAGGATGCAGAGGATAACAGGGACCTAAGAGGGGAGGGATTTGAGACCATTAGGAAGGCCAAAGCCTTAGTGGAGAGCAAGTGCCCTGGTATTGTATCCTGTGCAGACATTCTAGCAATTGCAGCCAGAGACTATGTGCATTTG GCCGGAGGTCCGTATTACGAAGTGAAAAAAGGAAGGTGGGATGGAAGAAGATCAATGGCATCAAGTGTAGCCTCCAACATCCCACGAGCAAATTTCACAGTGGATCAGCTGCTCAAGCTCTTCAGCTCAAAAGGGCTAACTCTAGAAGATCTGGTGGTCCTCTCGGGTGCACATACAATGGGATTTGCACACTGTGACAACTTTGTGAGCAGGCTGTATGACTATCATGGCACAAAGCAGCCTGACCCAGCCATCGATCCAAGGCTCCTCAAGGCACTGAGAATGTCATGCCCCCATTCTGGTGGCAACACAGACATTGTAGCACCCTTTGATGTTACCACCCCATTCTTGTTCGACCACGCTTACTATGGCAATTTGGTATCTAAACTAGGCTTGCTAGCCTCGGACCAAGCTTTATTTTTGGACCCAAGGACCAAACCACTGGTTCAGACTTTGGCAAAGGataagcataattttttccaggCATTTGCAGAAGCTATGGAGAAAATGGGTTCAATTGGTGTGAAGAGGGGAAGAAGAcatggagagaaaagaaaagactgTAGTATGCATATCTCTTGA